The Desmodus rotundus isolate HL8 chromosome 3, HLdesRot8A.1, whole genome shotgun sequence genome includes a region encoding these proteins:
- the TMEM69 gene encoding transmembrane protein 69 — translation MFHFIQKFSQASSKMLKYPFMVGLGASRRTEILSLKTCLQQNFSPLFLRPLPFSSFLVCMNKTQYYHTSPCSFKKHKPVLPARPPKTIMYLPDSPKPALYVSLAGLVPFFAPPLIMLMTKTYIPVLAFTQMAYGASFLSFLGGIRWGFALPEGSPAKLDLLNLATSTAPVVFSWLAFLVSERLSEAIVTVIIGLGIALHNEFFLLPHYPNWFKALRIVITLVAILSFVITLLLKNIYPEKGPKRPGQVE, via the exons ATGTTTCACTTCATCCAGAAGTTTTCTCAAGCATCTTCAAAG atGCTGAAGTATCCTTTCATGGTCGGACTAGGAGCCAGCAGGAGAACAGAAATACTTTCTCTCAAGACATGTCTCCAGCAGAACTTTTCACCTTTGTTTCTAAGGCCTTTGCCCTTCTCATCCTTTCTAGTGTGTATGAACAAGACACAATACTATCATACTTCTCCATGCAGCTTTAAAAAGCACAAGCCAGTACTTCCAGCCAGGCCACCAAAAACTATCATGTACCTGCCTGACAGCCCAAAGCCAGCATTATATGTATCTCTGGCGGGACTAGTCCCCTTCTTTGCGCCACCACTGATCATGCTGATGACAAAGACTTATATCCCCGTGTTAGCTTTTACTCAGATGGCTTACGGAGCGAGTTTCCTATCTTTCTTGGGAGGGATCAGATGGGGTTTTGCTCTGCCAGAAGGCAGTCCAGCCAAACTAGACTTACTCAATTTAGCTACTAGTACAGCTCCTGTTGTGTTTTCATGGTTAGCCTTCCTTGTTTCTGAAAGGCTCAGTGAAGCTATAGTCACAGTAATAATAGGTTTGGGGATAGCATTACATAATGAATTTTTTCTCTTGCCACATTATCCCAACTGGTTCAAAGCCCTGAGGATAGTAATCACTTTAGTCGCCATTTTATCATTTGTAATCACTttactacttaaaaatatttatccagaGAAAGGACCCAAAAGACCCGGTCAAGTAGAATAA